A stretch of DNA from Parabacteroides pacaensis:
TGCATAGTTAAATAACAAAAGCGATATGAAATTTAATGAATTGCACCGAAGGCTTGAGCAGGATGGTTGGTATGTGTTTAAAGAATCAGACCACCGCTATTATGCTCACAAGGATTTTCCTTACTTAATTAAAGTCGGTAGGCATGGTAGTAAAGAAGTACCGCCAAATGAGTTTAACAAAGTTTTGAAAAGAGCAGGGCTGAAATAAGCCCTGCCTGTTCAAAGCAATAAAGATAAAAATGCACGATTATGAAGAAGAAAGTAAAAGCGATTATTAGCAAATCTGACACAGGATTTGTTATTATGATGGATGGCTTCGATTGGGCTATGTCCTATGGTGATACTCTGGAAGAGGCTAAAAAAGATTTTGAGAATTTTCCGAAAGAATATATTGAAGTTTCAAAGGAAGCAGGCAAAGAGATACCTCCAGAGTTGAATAATGGGGAATTGGAGTTTGAATATGTATATGATTTATCTGGATTCTTTAAACAATTCTCATTCATTTCAGCTACAGCATTAGCAAAAAGGTTGGGAATAAATGAAGGGTTGATGCGAAGATATAAATCTGGATGTGCTCCTGTTGGAGAACAGCAAAAAAGAAAAATATTAGATGGTTTACATACCATCGGAAAGGAATTACTTTCGGTTCAATTCTAAATCGCTTTTGTTATTGAATGGAAGTATGCCCCGTTCCTTAGTGGTTCGGGGCTTTTTCATGCTTATCCCTTTGTTTTTATTTTTTCTATGACTTTTTCCAGTTCTTCTATTGTTGTAGCCTTATAGAAATCCCCTTTGTGTTGGATGAGGGCGGTGAGTTCGCTATTATCTATATTTATATCATCAATAAAAAAATCACCAACCTTACATCCTATAACATCTGCTATTCTCTGCAATGTTCCTACTGTTGGATTTCTGCTAAGGTTTTGAGCGAGTGTAACCCTTGTTATACCCATTTTTTTTGCAACACTCTCCATAGAGAAGCCTTTTTGCTTGAT
This window harbors:
- a CDS encoding type II toxin-antitoxin system HicA family toxin, translating into MKFNELHRRLEQDGWYVFKESDHRYYAHKDFPYLIKVGRHGSKEVPPNEFNKVLKRAGLK
- a CDS encoding type II toxin-antitoxin system HicB family antitoxin, producing MKKKVKAIISKSDTGFVIMMDGFDWAMSYGDTLEEAKKDFENFPKEYIEVSKEAGKEIPPELNNGELEFEYVYDLSGFFKQFSFISATALAKRLGINEGLMRRYKSGCAPVGEQQKRKILDGLHTIGKELLSVQF
- a CDS encoding helix-turn-helix domain-containing protein produces the protein MEVKTIIKQKGFSMESVAKKMGITRVTLAQNLSRNPTVGTLQRIADVIGCKVGDFFIDDINIDNSELTALIQHKGDFYKATTIEELEKVIEKIKTKG